A part of Notolabrus celidotus isolate fNotCel1 chromosome 21, fNotCel1.pri, whole genome shotgun sequence genomic DNA contains:
- the asb13a.2 gene encoding ankyrin repeat and SOCS box protein 13 isoform X2, translating to MEIENCQSFFGDIGCWSERTEVHKAASLGQASQLQHLIKNGASVNVFAVDSMTALHEACLGGKTQCVRLLLDAGAQVDARNVDGSTPLCDACSGGSLDCVRLLLDHGAKANPALTSRTASPLHEACMGGNSDCVKLLISMGACLEAYDLYYGTPLHVACANRHTDCVKVLLNAGAKVNATRLHETPLHHAAKSMRVEMIKILLEFGANIHARDQYDRRPVDYTTPGSPAAACLKFYETAPMSLQQLSRLVLRNSLGTRALEAVQHLEIPKLLISFLCYQ from the exons ATGGAGATTGAAAACTGTCAGAGTTTCTTCGGAGATATTG gctgCTGGTCAGAGAGAACAGAGGTCCACAAGGCGGCGTCTCTGGGTCAGGCGTCCCAGCTACAGCACCTCATAAAGAACGGCGCATCGGTCAACGTGTTTGCTGTGGACTCCATGACAGCGCTGCACGAAGCCTGCCTCGGTGGTAAGACCCAGTGTGTCCGTCTgctgctggatgccggagcccAG GTGGATGCGAGGAATGTAGACGGGAGCACCCCGCTGTGTGACGCCTGCTCAGGTGGTAGTTTGGACTGTGTGAGACTCTTGCTAGATCACGGTGCCAAAGCCAACCCTGCACTCACCTCTCGCACGGCCTCCCCGCTCCACGAAGCCTGCATGGGAG GAAACTCCGACTGTGTGAAGCTCCTGATTTCCATGGGGGCTTGTTTGGAGGCGTACGATCTGTACTACGGGACCCCGCTTCACGTAGCGTGTGCTAACCGACACACAGACTGCGTGAAAGTGCTGCTGAATGCAG GTGCTAAAGTAAACGCTACAAGGCTCCACGAGACCCCGTTGCACCACGCTGCTAAAAGCATGCGAGTGGAGATGATCAAGATCCTACTGGAGTTCGGAGCCAACATCCACGCCAGAGATCAGTACGACCGGAGACCCGTGGATTACACCACGCCAGGCTCGCCTGCTGCAGCCTGCCTGAAGTTCTATGAGA CCGCTCCGAtgagtctgcagcagctcagcaggTTGGTGTTGAGGAACAGTCTGGGCACCAGAGCTCTGGAAGCTGTTCAACACCTGGAGATCCCAAAACTCCTCATCAGCTTCCTCTGCTACCAGTGA
- the asb13a.1 gene encoding ankyrin repeat and SOCS box protein 13a.1 isoform X2: MEVTAARRSFLCDIGFWADRTALHEAASQGRALQLKQLIESGSSVNMVTVDNITPLHEACIQAHPNCARLLLEAGAQVDVRTIHGSTPLCNACASGSLECTKLLLEYGAKVNPSLTALTASPLHEACIQGNVKVVKLVIASGAQLEAYDVHFGPPLHIACAKGRVECVKELLNAGAKVNSVKFHETALHHAARGAMVDMIELLVEFGAHVYASDNMGRKPVDYTTPASPAYACLMFYENNPLTLQQLCRITVRKFLSTRAAEVIGQLDISHIIRSYLQYSELEGPSSEAL; the protein is encoded by the exons ATGGAGGTGACAGCTGCTCGCAGGTCGTTTCTATGTGATATTG GTTTCTGGGCAGACCGGACCGCCCTGCATGAAGCAGCGTCTCAAGGCAGAGCTCTGCAGCTCAAACAGCTGATCGAGAGCGGATCCTCAGTCAACATGGTGACAGTGGACAACATCACACCACTCCATGAAGCATGCATACAAGCTCACCCGAACTGTGCACGTCTGCTGCTGGAGGCTGGAGCCCAG GTGGATGTACGAACCATCCACGGCAGCACTCCCCTGTGCAACGCCTGTGCTTCTGGAAGCCTTGAGTGCACCAAGCTGCTTCTAGAGTACGGAGCCAAAGTGAATCCTTCACTCACAGCTCTGACCGCCTCACCGCTCCATGAAGCCTGCATACAGG GAAATGTCAAAGTGGTGAAGTTGGTGATAGCCAGTGGAGCTCAGCTAGAGGCGTATGACGTCCACTTTGGTCCCCCGCTGCACATCGCGTGTGCGAAAGGACGCGTGGAGTGTGTGAAGGAGCTGCTGAATGCAG GTGCTAAAGTGAATTCAGTGAAGTTCCACGAGACGGCTCTGCACCATGCAGCTCGAGGAGCCATGGTGGACATGATCGAGCTGCTGGTGGAGTTCGGAGCCCACGTTTACGCCAGCGACAACATGGGAAGAAAACCAGTCGACTACACAACACCTGCGTCTCCTGCGTACGCCTGCCTCATGTTTTATGAGA ataatcctctgactctgcagcagctctgcagaatCACAGTGAGGAAGTTTCTCAGTACCAGAGCCGCGGAGGTCATAGGTCAGCTGGACATCTCTCATATTATCAGAAGCTACCTACAATACTCAGAGCTAGAGGGACCCAGCTCTGAAGCTCTGTAG
- the asb13a.1 gene encoding ankyrin repeat and SOCS box protein 13a.1 isoform X1 — protein sequence MEVTAARRSFLCDIGFWADRTALHEAASQGRALQLKQLIESGSSVNMVTVDNITPLHEACIQAHPNCARLLLEAGAQVDVRTIHGSTPLCNACASGSLECTKLLLEYGAKVNPSLTALTASPLHEACIQGNVKVVKLVIASGAQLEAYDVHFGPPLHIACAKGRVECVKELLNAGQEEDCRSGRGFKNKSTLKRKSQIPAGAKVNSVKFHETALHHAARGAMVDMIELLVEFGAHVYASDNMGRKPVDYTTPASPAYACLMFYENNPLTLQQLCRITVRKFLSTRAAEVIGQLDISHIIRSYLQYSELEGPSSEAL from the exons ATGGAGGTGACAGCTGCTCGCAGGTCGTTTCTATGTGATATTG GTTTCTGGGCAGACCGGACCGCCCTGCATGAAGCAGCGTCTCAAGGCAGAGCTCTGCAGCTCAAACAGCTGATCGAGAGCGGATCCTCAGTCAACATGGTGACAGTGGACAACATCACACCACTCCATGAAGCATGCATACAAGCTCACCCGAACTGTGCACGTCTGCTGCTGGAGGCTGGAGCCCAG GTGGATGTACGAACCATCCACGGCAGCACTCCCCTGTGCAACGCCTGTGCTTCTGGAAGCCTTGAGTGCACCAAGCTGCTTCTAGAGTACGGAGCCAAAGTGAATCCTTCACTCACAGCTCTGACCGCCTCACCGCTCCATGAAGCCTGCATACAGG GAAATGTCAAAGTGGTGAAGTTGGTGATAGCCAGTGGAGCTCAGCTAGAGGCGTATGACGTCCACTTTGGTCCCCCGCTGCACATCGCGTGTGCGAAAGGACGCGTGGAGTGTGTGAAGGAGCTGCTGAATGCAGGTCAGGAAGAAGACTGCAGGTCAGGAAGAGGGTTCAAGAATAAATCCACCCTTAAGAGAAA GTCTCAAATTCCTGCAGGTGCTAAAGTGAATTCAGTGAAGTTCCACGAGACGGCTCTGCACCATGCAGCTCGAGGAGCCATGGTGGACATGATCGAGCTGCTGGTGGAGTTCGGAGCCCACGTTTACGCCAGCGACAACATGGGAAGAAAACCAGTCGACTACACAACACCTGCGTCTCCTGCGTACGCCTGCCTCATGTTTTATGAGA ataatcctctgactctgcagcagctctgcagaatCACAGTGAGGAAGTTTCTCAGTACCAGAGCCGCGGAGGTCATAGGTCAGCTGGACATCTCTCATATTATCAGAAGCTACCTACAATACTCAGAGCTAGAGGGACCCAGCTCTGAAGCTCTGTAG
- the gdi2 gene encoding rab GDP dissociation inhibitor beta: MNEDYDVIVLGTGLTECILSGINSVKGKKVLHMDRNSYYGGDSASITPLEELYKRFSLPGTPPDTMGKGRDWNVDLIPKFLMANGQLVSMLLITEVTRYLDFKVVEGSYVYKAGKIHKVPSTETEALSSSLMGLFEKRRFKNFLTWANNYDLNNPKTWDGLDPNNSNMLEVYKKFGVSKDTIDFTGHSLALYRTDEYLTRPCIETLNRVKLYSESLARYGKSPYLYPLYGLGELPQGFARLSAIYGGTYMLNKPIEEIVIEDGKVVGVKSEGEIARCKQLICDPSYALDRTKKVGQVIRAICILSHPIKDTNDVNSCQIIFPQNQVNRKHDIYVCMISSAHNVAAQGKYIAIASTTVETSDPENELKPALDMLAPIDQKLISISDLYAPVDLGTESQIFVSRSYDATTHFETTCDDIKDIYKRMTGSDFDFSQMERTKKDVFGDCAE; encoded by the exons GAATGCATCCTGTCAGGCATCAATTCGGTGAAGGGGAAGAAGGTCCTGCACATGGACCGCAACTCCTACTACGGAGGTGATAGTGCCTCCATCACACCTCTGGAAGAA CTCTACAAGCGCTTCTCCCTTCCTGGGACACCTCCTGACACCATGGGAAAAGGCAGGGACTGGAACGTGGACCTCATCCCCAAATTCCTGATGGCCAACG GTCAGCTGGTTAGCATGCTGCTGATCACAGAGGTGACCCGCTACCTTGATTTCAAAGTAGTCGAGGGCAGCTATGTATACAAGGCGGGCAAAATCCACAAAGTCCCATCGACTGAAACGGAAGCTCTGTCATCAA GTCTGATGGGGCTTTTTGAGAAACGTCGCTTTAAAAATTTCCTCACCTGGGCCAATAACTATGACTTGAACAACCCCAAAACCTGGGACGGCCTTGACCCCAACAACTCCAACATGTTGGAGGTTTACAAAAAGTTCGGAGTATCCAAAGACACCATTGACTTCACTGGCCACTCCCTCGCACTCTACCGCACAGATGA ATACTTAACAAGACCGTGCATCGAGACGCTAAACAGGGTAAAGCTTTACAGTGAGTCTCTGGCCAGATATGGAAAGAGCCCGTACCTCTACCCACTGTACGGCCTCGGGGAGCTGCCACAAGGGTTCGCCAG GCTGAGTGCGATCTATGGCGGGACGTATATGTTGAACAAGCCCATAGAGGAGATCGTGATAGAGGACGGGAAGGTGGTGGGAGTGAAGTCTGAGGGAGAG ATCGCCAGGTGCAAGCAGCTGATCTGCGACCCCAGCTATGCCCTGGATCGCACCAAGAAAGTGGGTCAAGTGATCAGAGCCATCTGCATCTTGAGTCACCCCATCAAGGATACCAATGACGTCAACTCCTGTCAGATCATCTTCCCCCAGAACCAAGTCAACAGGAAGCACG ACATCTACGTTTGTATGATCTCCTCCGCTCACAACGTGGCAGCCCAGGGTAAATACATCGCCATCGCCAGCACCACAGTGGAGACGAGCGATCCCGAAAATGAGCTCAAGCCGGCCCTGGATATGCTGGCGCCTATTGACCAGAAGCTCATCAGCATCAGTGATCTGTATGCACCCGTTGATCTGGGCACTGAGAGCCAG aTTTTCGTCTCTCGCTCCTATGACGCCACAACTCACTTTGAGACCACCTGCGACGACATCAAGGACATCTACAAGAGGATGACGGGCTCAGACTTTGACTTTTCTCAGATGGAGCGCACCAAAAAAGACGTCTTCGGTGACTGTGCAGAGTAG
- the asb13a.2 gene encoding ankyrin repeat and SOCS box protein 13 isoform X1: MEIENCQSFFGDIGCWSERTEVHKAASLGQASQLQHLIKNGASVNVFAVDSMTALHEACLGGKTQCVRLLLDAGAQVDARNVDGSTPLCDACSGGSLDCVRLLLDHGAKANPALTSRTASPLHEACMGGEDMKADTFLNSTFLSENKRLFVFSLFFSGNSDCVKLLISMGACLEAYDLYYGTPLHVACANRHTDCVKVLLNAGAKVNATRLHETPLHHAAKSMRVEMIKILLEFGANIHARDQYDRRPVDYTTPGSPAAACLKFYETAPMSLQQLSRLVLRNSLGTRALEAVQHLEIPKLLISFLCYQ; this comes from the exons ATGGAGATTGAAAACTGTCAGAGTTTCTTCGGAGATATTG gctgCTGGTCAGAGAGAACAGAGGTCCACAAGGCGGCGTCTCTGGGTCAGGCGTCCCAGCTACAGCACCTCATAAAGAACGGCGCATCGGTCAACGTGTTTGCTGTGGACTCCATGACAGCGCTGCACGAAGCCTGCCTCGGTGGTAAGACCCAGTGTGTCCGTCTgctgctggatgccggagcccAG GTGGATGCGAGGAATGTAGACGGGAGCACCCCGCTGTGTGACGCCTGCTCAGGTGGTAGTTTGGACTGTGTGAGACTCTTGCTAGATCACGGTGCCAAAGCCAACCCTGCACTCACCTCTCGCACGGCCTCCCCGCTCCACGAAGCCTGCATGGGAGGTGAGGACATGAAGGCTGACACATTTCTAAACTCAACATTCCtctcagaaaataaaagactcttcgttttctctttgttcttttcagGAAACTCCGACTGTGTGAAGCTCCTGATTTCCATGGGGGCTTGTTTGGAGGCGTACGATCTGTACTACGGGACCCCGCTTCACGTAGCGTGTGCTAACCGACACACAGACTGCGTGAAAGTGCTGCTGAATGCAG GTGCTAAAGTAAACGCTACAAGGCTCCACGAGACCCCGTTGCACCACGCTGCTAAAAGCATGCGAGTGGAGATGATCAAGATCCTACTGGAGTTCGGAGCCAACATCCACGCCAGAGATCAGTACGACCGGAGACCCGTGGATTACACCACGCCAGGCTCGCCTGCTGCAGCCTGCCTGAAGTTCTATGAGA CCGCTCCGAtgagtctgcagcagctcagcaggTTGGTGTTGAGGAACAGTCTGGGCACCAGAGCTCTGGAAGCTGTTCAACACCTGGAGATCCCAAAACTCCTCATCAGCTTCCTCTGCTACCAGTGA